The following nucleotide sequence is from Solanum dulcamara chromosome 7, daSolDulc1.2, whole genome shotgun sequence.
CACAAATGTAAAGATAATTGTTCAATGCATGCAAGATGCAAATGCTGTGCCATATATGTTGACATACAAATATAGCTTAAGATGCTTTACAGGCACTCATAGTTCTTTACTTGACCTGCAATTTTCTCCATCTTGTCCATGACATTGAGTACGTTCTGGAACAGACAGTTTTGTAAGGAGTAGACCAAATATCTCCATCAATGGAAGTATGATATGGCAAAAACAAAGGTATGATAAGAGTTTCTTTGTAATCAACACTTAATTGTAGAAGTCATTGCTAAAGCTTTCAAAATCTAATCTTGATCAGTATTCAGCTTACAAATTCAACATCAAACATTTGTTGCAATAACTTAAATCAACACAACTTCTGTACAAAACTTAAAGATGAGAAGTGGACCAAATATCTCCATCAATGAAAGTTTGACATAGCAAACACGAAGGTAtggtatattttcttttttattcaaCATTGAACTTCACAAGTCATTGCTAAACTTACCCAAAAAATCTGATCTTGATCAGTATTCTGCTTACAAATTCAACATCAAACACTTGTTGCAACTACTTAAATCGCGTGTTTCAAATCAAAAGATCAGAACATTCAAAATTGGCAATTCTTATTCAGCTTTCTATTGATGTATTAATACCTATAACGGAAAGTTAATTACTCAATCTAGAGAACACAACAAGGATCAAACCAAGAGAGGTAACAGCAACACATGAGTAAGTAACACCTTGAACGCGAACAAACAACAAGTTCAATTGCTTAGCAGCCTGGAGAGTAAGAGTCAAAATCTGCAACCTAGCTTGTTCTTCCATCTTCTTAAAGAAGTAAATCGGCTTCAGCGCTCGCCTCAACATAAATGCCAAAGAAAATGGTAACCCAAAAGCCAAGAAACTCTGTATTGAGATCTCAGGAATCGGGGAAGACTGAGTCTTGTAAGTGATCCAGGCTCCTAAACCAAGCTGAACAAGCCCAAGTACAGCAAATGCTTTGCTCAAACTATACATTGTCTTAAGCATTTTCTCGAGCACTTCACGGGTCTCATTTGCAAGTGGCGTAACGTCACGCTCAACAGTTGGACCTGTGATCTCCTGGTGCTTAAATTCAGGGTTTTCACTCGGATACTCACTAGGGCTCTTTGGGTTCCCACCACCCTCATTACTAGATGAAAAATATCTCAAATTTTTCATCTCCCCTAGAAACCCCTGAGTTTGAAACTTGATTTTCTTTTGGAAAAGTGATAAATTGGGTTTGGAGTTTTGGATTATGCCAAGAAATGgtggctgattttggataaaagGAGTTGATTTGACATACGAATTGAAGGGGGTTGAGAGTTTTGGGTTTATTTGGGGATCTCTAAGGAATGAAAGTGGTGAAGAAACAGAAGGATTTCTAAGAAGTTTGGTTGTAAATCTGCGAGTTACTGTAGACGCCATAGCTGCAGAAGCAGAGAGGTATTGAGGAGATCAACGAGGAGCACAAGGTTTTCGATTAAGCCACTGATAGCAGTAGTCAATGGCTGCTTTGCCCACGTTATGTTGTATTTTGCATTTTCCGGATGGGCCGAACTGAGCTTCTCTTTTGTAACCCAAGTTAGAGTCCAGTTAATGAAGTCCGACAAGATAAATTACCTTAAAGTATGAATTCTAAAATTTGAATGTTAAATTACCTAAATACTCTTAACTAAAAACAATCCTATCTTGCTTGTCCCCAACCCTACGACATTGCACTACAAACTCCTTGTGAATAGTCGTCACCTACAACTCTATCCCGAACAGATGCAACGCATCAAATTTTTCTCTGTAAAACACTCAAATGGTGATCACAAATTCACCTCAAACAACCAACTTCTGCAAGCCACAAGCAGGATAATTCCTTATTAAATCAAACCTTCTTTTCACTATGCTATTCATTTTCCCTTATGCAGATTATCCACATTAACAATGCTCCTTCTCCCACTTAAGGCCTTGTTGATGCTTAGGTCAAAGTGCTAACCACCCTTAATGATTTGTAAGTCACACGTATGTTTAGTTGCTATTTAGTTACATTAACAGTGCTTGGAAAACCCGCTTACGACCTGGTTTATGCTTTGGTGAAAGTGCTAGCCACCCTTAACGATTTGTAACTTACACGCATGTTTAGTTACAATTTATAACCATTCACTTACATATGTTACATTTGGTTAAGATACACACCATCGAGAATACTATGTACTATAACAGTATAATAGATGAAAATCTTGCAACGTACCATCCTCCACATTTCTTCTCTGTTCAACTTAGTCTGTTGTGCTCTCAACTTTGGCATTCTCGCATTAGCATTGATACATCGTCCCTTACATTTTTCACTTTAACAAAAAACTGAATTAGATGGTTACAACATCGCCCCTTATAAATTTTCTGTTGAACAAAAAACTGCACTAACAGTGCTCCTTCTCCCTCAAAACACACTAAAGGGTTGATTTACGCTTTGGTGAAATTGCTAGCCATCATTAACGAGATGTAAGTTAAGTTCATATTTAACTAGAATTTACATTTGTTCACTAACCTATATTACAGTCGATAAAGATACACACCCCCATCGACTTTTTAATACTCTGTACTTTAACAGTTGAACTAACTAAAATCTTGCACCATGTCATCTTCCACactattactttctatgctttgattactcaactttacctgtgacgctttcattatttattaattatttatttaatcgttatttgttattagtctttatttatttgttatctattcgttatttgtttgttgtttttctcataaagcttttaattttctattcttatctaacatttttatgcatttatgcttttactgagccgagggtctccaggaaacagccgtcctaccttggtaggagtaaggtctgcgtacattctaccctccccagaccccatggtgtgggatttcactgggttgttgttgttgttgttgttgttgttgtcatctTCCACACTGCTTCTCTGTTTTACTTAGTCTATTTCCATCTTTGGCATTCTTGCATTAGCATTGATACAACGTCTCTTAAATTTTTTCACTTGTCCTAAAAGAATAGCAAAAAACTGGACTAGATGGTTTCCACGGGCACTAGATGGTAACCAGGTGATTTCCCTTGAATCAACAAGCATATGGACTGTTATTTGTGTGTAGGAGTACAGAAAGTAGCGTCCCGTCATTTAtaatttcattctttttttttatatcttgcGACTTGCGTCTATCCTCGCGTTTTCAGCAAGACTAACTTTTACCTCTTGTAACATGTTATTAACACACGCCGCTCTCAACATTGGTAACACTCGAACACTTTCTACTGTAAACTAATTCGTATATGACAACTATTTTAAAGAGCGACTATCAACACATGGTTTTAGATTATAAGATTTACAATATAAATTAACTACAATCACAGACACGAACTAATCCTTCTCTCTCTCGAATGTATGCCCGGTTTTCGTCGAATCTTTTTGATCACCTTCAAAAACAACATGAACATTGATACTTCATCCCTTATTGATTTTACCTTAATAATAACCTGAATTAGATGCACTTTATTTGGACTCCCccattttcaatttatttgtcttattttgcCCGCACACAAAGTTTAATATGGTAAAGGACACTTTGTTAGGACCGAAAATAATTAGGTGTTATGCGGAAGCTAGCAAAGCAAACCTTGAAtgaccatgagtaagaagacaaacgagaaatataccataagagacacaaacatttaacgtggttcggtcaACTGACCTACgtccacaagaggagatgagcaatccactataaatatgagagtacaaataattgagagaaataacctcacacaatgcactcggaataaaaagaggttcacacaagtgttaacgtaacacttgtgtctcaccgtTTCTCCCCCTACACAAAACTATCAATGCccctaggactacattgtgaattgtaatgaccttgagggtgattttcaaaattttgtacaaaaacgcgtgaacagtaacacgcgtgaacagtaactttttggacagaaaatgcccctttcttcccatttcaatagttttcatcatttgtttgagttcttgaactccttgaggtgatttgagaagagattttcgaggcaaagtgttgggtaagtgatttttgacccaaaaccttcctttttcattaagtttttgacgattttaactcttaaattttagtttcaaaccccaaaaatctttgtttcttccctaatccgaatttaaggaaaattgtgatttccaactcgttttgagctctatttttatgggtttttcaaccatgagttccttattaccaatagaatgggattgttcaataaatttccagatttgacccttttcgaaaatagttaatttttagaccattttacccccgattccgaaacctatcaatatgggtgtcattggactccttgtgacgtgtatgtttcattgttgatagtgggttgtcattccgggcaCTGAATTctagagttgcttgtccggtggaggtattcgagtgtggtttcggcaattgaggtaggtttggctatctttctttgagattgagatggggaaattagtcattcatatgttatagactttgggatggggttgtagtatgagttgagaatgttatatatattgtgatgtctgtgtggaggcttatttattaatgtgttatCGTggcggggtttatttgtattacatagcccgtgtgggggccttatttgttatcttatttgctttgagagcatgtgaattttgattttcctaagagagaggcttgagtatattatttgacttgtgatgccgcctaagagattgagttgggggttttgagcatacttgagtattgaaatattgttgagaaaggggtgaatatttaaatgaaagtgtgttcttaccgttactatttattgagagtgaatatcatgtgtaggttaagttttgagaactttgaaccttataccacatgtgagttgattattacttccatgcatatgtgttttgatgcattcatcctcattcatcatatcatgaaacatgggaagttgagaaatatggaaattctttttgagaaagaaaatgaaacacctttaaacctttgtatcttgagtccctgaccgaggcagttttccggcagggtagtggatgcattgtgatcccaacctttgtatcttaagtccctgaccgaggtagttttccggcagggtagtggatgcattgtgatcccaacctttgtatcttgagtccctgaccgaggcagttttccgacagggtagtggatgcattgtgatcccaacctttgtatcttgagtccctgaccgaggcagttttccgacagggtagtggatgcattgtgatcccttgaccacgaggaggtggcaaggataatgagctattgtgattgaggtatatggtcagCAAGACCCCCAtaggtcctgcttggtagcacagctcggcaggtgtatacgacaggctgtgcgatagtcttgattccaccgtaccaccacatcattgcatcatcatattgcattgcattgcattgatatttgtgcttcttgaattatctgattaattgtgattatgagctgttattatgggtttactttactcgcgccaatatatatataaactggcggcatcgatgccgaagtgggacttttctgtatgcaggtggaagcgttccttagtttatttcataggtttgattaattccttatactcagtcagctaaaacctactgagtacatgtgaattgtactcacccctacttctgtgtctctttttgatgcagatactagtcggggtaccccacgtggcagttaatattctaccggattgtgtattctcaaattagtggtgaggtcccagaattcggatcgtcactagtctatctttatttttcagtcttttgtaccattcagagacttatgttgtatcttcagattcgaaccttgtattagatgctctttatacttatgacaccaggttttgggataatttcttcattgtttttttttattattatttaaattgtggcatcactttcccctttgggagtcatatatgaattttatttttagggttacacatcagattgggttttgagatgtgtgccatcatgatctcagtttttgggtcgagacaattggtatcagagcactaggttcaccgatcttataagttaaagcgtagggtgtctagtagagtcttgcgggtcggtacgtagacgtccgtacttatcttcgagaggctacaagatacttaataggaaaatctctttctttttactcccttcgtgcgatttattcatatcaagtgttgtatacctctgatctattccttctgcgcagatggtgaggactagagccacaattactgagggtgaggATGCACCTGCTGCTCGAGCCCCAGTACGCGGGCGaggtagaggacgtggtggagTCAGGGGACGAGGCCGAGCAAGGGGAGCGGCACCTGCTCGTGGACGAGCTAGAGAGCTatcacctgagcccatgtatgagcatgaggatgacttagagcagaagactgaggagcagaggccatcccagcctcctgtggttcccgatagtactccgatgcttcaggagctattggttcgattattggctagactggatggtgctcctacctctggtattATTTCAGGTACTATAAGTTCTCCTATCACAGTTGGTGCTACACCGCCAGTTCAAGGGCCTAGTATAGGGTTTTAGACTCCTAGTTCATCATCaatgccttctattgcacctccgagATTTGCAGCTCCGCCAGTTTCTGCTAATGCTGCCATGTCGGTAGCTGAGCAGAAAAGTTTCGAGAGGTTCGTTCGATTGGCACCTCTAAGGTTTGATGGTAAAGccggagagaaagcctatgactttttgactgagtgccaagacaggttgttcaacctaggcattttagaggcacatggagttgcttacacttcatatcaatttgcgggagtggccaaagaatggtggaggtcagttcttgctcgtagacctattggttctcctatgatgagttgggaacagtttactgaggtgttcctcgagagatttgtgccttatagccttcgtgatcagcgtagggatgagtttgacaaactggagcagggctccctatctgtatctgagtacgagactcgcttctatgagttatctcgttatgctatgtcgagtattcccaccgAGTTCGAGCGGATTTGCaaactagtgaagggattcgccGGTTATCTCCAGGAGGCTACAGCCTCTCTTGTACTGTCTGGGGGTacgtttcagagtattattgatcatgccaggatgatagagagtatccgacgtgctagacagggcggggccaagaggttccgtcGGCAGGGTCAATTCAGCAATCATTCCTCCCAGGGTAGAGAATATTCGGGTtcaggaacccatggttatcagggaagaccagtccaggcagctattcagggttcttcAAGCTCCGGAGGTCGTTTTAACACTTCTAGTTATTTCCCACGgagttcaggtcctcgaggttgttatgtgtgtgatgagtttgggcataaggcccaagattgccccaaacGTGCTCCTTCTAATGGATGGCCTGGGGCACCAGTTGTTCGTTCTATAGATGCTCCAACTGTTCGAGGTTCTTcgcagaatactagaggtggcacccatggtgctaggggtagagtacgaggtggtgctcgtggtggttcgcaggctaagggtgaccgtcagttatgctatgctataccgggtagatatgaggc
It contains:
- the LOC129896791 gene encoding uncharacterized protein LOC129896791 encodes the protein MASTVTRRFTTKLLRNPSVSSPLSFLRDPQINPKLSTPFNSYVKSTPFIQNQPPFLGIIQNSKPNLSLFQKKIKFQTQGFLGEMKNLRYFSSSNEGGGNPKSPSEYPSENPEFKHQEITGPTVERDVTPLANETREVLEKMLKTMYSLSKAFAVLGLVQLGLGAWITYKTQSSPIPEISIQSFLAFGLPFSLAFMLRRALKPIYFFKKMEEQARLQILTLTLQAAKQLNLLFVRVQGVTYSCVAVTSLGLILVVFSRLSN